From one Acidobacteriota bacterium genomic stretch:
- the sucC gene encoding ADP-forming succinate--CoA ligase subunit beta, with protein sequence MKIHEYQGKELLRNYGVPVPRGIVARTPDEAEAAARELGTDVVVVKAQIHAGGRGKGGGVKLAKSREEAHEIAKQMLGMTLVTHQTGPEGRIVQTLLIEEGLPIDREFYLGITLDRITGRNTLMASAAGGMDIEKVAEETPELILKESIDPSVGLRAFQARKLAFGLGIPNELIGQAAKFMLSLYDAYVKMDASLLEINPFLLTKDNRLIALDAKVNFDDNALYRHKEYSELRDLNEEEPLEIEASKFDLNYIKLDGNIGCMVNGAGLAMATMDIIKLHGGEPANFLDVGGGASQERVENAFRILLADEHVKAVLINIFGGIVRCDMVASGVVAAAKNLGVSIPIVARLEGTNVEEGKRVLNESGIGIISADGMSDAASKVVAAAGGR encoded by the coding sequence ATGAAAATACACGAATATCAGGGAAAAGAATTGCTGCGTAATTACGGGGTGCCGGTGCCGCGAGGGATCGTCGCCAGGACCCCGGACGAAGCCGAAGCGGCGGCGCGCGAACTCGGAACCGACGTGGTCGTCGTCAAGGCTCAGATCCACGCCGGCGGACGCGGGAAAGGCGGCGGTGTCAAACTCGCGAAGTCGCGGGAAGAAGCCCACGAGATCGCCAAACAGATGCTCGGGATGACGCTCGTCACGCACCAGACGGGGCCGGAAGGACGAATTGTCCAGACGCTCTTGATCGAAGAAGGTCTTCCGATCGACCGCGAGTTCTATCTCGGCATCACACTCGACCGGATCACCGGTCGCAACACGCTGATGGCCTCGGCCGCCGGCGGTATGGATATCGAAAAGGTTGCTGAAGAGACTCCCGAACTGATCCTGAAGGAGTCGATCGATCCGAGCGTCGGGTTGCGTGCGTTTCAGGCGCGGAAACTCGCATTCGGACTCGGCATTCCGAACGAACTGATCGGGCAGGCGGCGAAGTTTATGCTCTCGCTCTATGACGCTTACGTCAAGATGGACGCGTCGCTCCTCGAGATCAACCCGTTTCTGCTGACCAAAGACAATCGACTGATCGCGCTCGATGCAAAGGTAAATTTTGACGACAACGCGCTTTATCGTCACAAGGAATATTCGGAACTCCGCGACCTCAACGAGGAAGAGCCGCTTGAGATCGAAGCCTCCAAATTCGATCTGAATTACATCAAGCTTGACGGCAACATCGGATGTATGGTCAATGGCGCCGGACTCGCGATGGCGACGATGGATATCATCAAACTGCACGGCGGCGAACCGGCGAACTTTCTGGATGTCGGCGGCGGTGCGTCGCAGGAACGCGTCGAGAACGCCTTTCGGATCCTCCTTGCAGACGAGCATGTGAAGGCGGTATTGATCAATATCTTCGGCGGCATCGTCCGTTGCGATATGGTCGCCAGCGGCGTCGTCGCGGCGGCGAAGAATCTTGGGGTTTCGATCCCGATCGTTGCGCGGCTCGAAGGAACCAATGTCGAAGAAGGGAAGCGCGTCCTGAATGAATCCGGTATCGGCATCATTTCCGCCGACGGAATGAGCGACGCCGCGTCAAAGGTCGTCGCCGCAGCCGGCGGACGCTGA